In Ascaphus truei isolate aAscTru1 chromosome 5, aAscTru1.hap1, whole genome shotgun sequence, one genomic interval encodes:
- the TCOF1 gene encoding treacle protein isoform X4, which yields MENTELSLLSLIHQHLLHLGYYKAARELQLQSRKTFSSQSVSLQDIYTDWTQRQGSGKKRKASKANHDTAIKKPRVPDPVSSSETSEEEDKGKGGAAIAAKLIPAKGAPKLGSAENKKNAEKQAAKVKTASAAGKTMNSVTKAKNTPEMTSTPRQEKAAALHTRAPAAVMPESSETSDSDEEKTIPKTAPLPATLKPDLGLAESSDDSSSSDSEMDTVVQAPKAKGGKSEVAKSSPATPASGKLAQGKAASNGKVATPAKATVKPAANESSKTSDSADIAKTVKQKAPASQAKAAATATKVTTALTASQTKAAKIAASAKARAVTAAAPTSPQIGVTKGDVPGAVCTATAESSDTSGSEEDDDQVYLFWLQMLIPTPKPAAPSPAIAKVKVQTPASIAAAGSGSESSESESEEEPGGQHKAVAALVHAPPGTALSKSTWTTPFKMKTETLEAKVSTTTNPAEDDGSESSDSSDSEEEVPVAQVATPKKAATVKAPAAKAVAGRAVVPAPVVKKPEVADDTESSASSDSEEEPTGQVKNAKVAPAQQSKVSTPASIPKNTATPTASQVKAAKGRVTTPAKAVVIKALPGSDSSDTIDSSDYDKSPYTKKLSASMKGATKAQTAETAAQPVKAAKGKTNSAANAGVNIKAAAAADESSDSSDSSDSEEEEPAAQKVTPAAQVAVKATPGKVSPKPAVTPTASSIGAAKSKATAPAVVKPTAADSSDSSDSSDSEEEPAAKKAAPAAQVAVKATPGKVSPKPAVTPTASSIGAAKSKATAPAVVKPTAADSSDSSDSSDSEEEPAAKKAAPAAQVAVKATPGKMSPKPAVTPTASSIGAAKSKATAPAVVKPTAADSSDSSDSSDSEEEPAAKTGPPAPVLNKTQPGKLVVLIPNAILAAPSTKPPAKAPRGKVAASAVVKTIADVSESSDSSDSEEEAAAQLATPTPAPIKTKPGKMATRPGATPSNAIKGKVAAPAKASIQDVSPAAGKLASSQTPVRKTGAGAAQNKLAALSIVANADSSSEDTSESELENSQLPLKQPVAAPSLPSMPSSRKRKRDKKTKDEQTSALGSAVRAKKKKRDSSTKTQPVTVAEIDSEEATMMALLAGSSPKTKKPTKSASKKKKTVKLSVAAAPILPVQNNNIPPKSGQLALELYSVYEPECPNSADKSDDDDDVTTINKVKSPAPTTAPLLLPQSAVKRKKSSKKKNLSQEDAIARLKAKLAKNAKKAIKKEKKLKLAAGGVENMSPKTKSSKKDKKKSEKSDKKTKKKKKALKKDKKKEKRDKTAHPLSGGIEGQNDPAIGLSKPKKKKKIKAGSAD from the exons ATGGAGAACACAGAGTTGTCTCTGCTGTCCCTCATTCACCAGCATCTCCTGCATCTTGGATATTACAAGGCAGCCAGAGAGCTGCAGCTGCAGAGTAGGAAG ACCTTTTCTTCACAAAGCGTTTCGCTGCAGGATATCTACACAGACTGGACTCA GCGCCAAGGAAGTGGCAAGAAAAGGAAAGCTAGCAAGGCAAATCATGACACGGCGATCAAGAAACCACGAGTGCCGGACCCGGTGAGCAGCTCGGAAACTtctgaggaagaagataaaggaAAGGGAGGAGCAGCGATAG CTGCCAAGTTAATTCCCGCAAAAGGAGCCCCGAAGTTAGGAAGCGCCGAGAACAAGAAGAATGCAGAGAAACAGGCGGCCAAG GTAAAAACAGCCAGCGCAGCTGGAAAAACCATGAATTCTGTGACTAAAGCAAAAAACACGCCAGAAATGACTTCCACGCCTAGACAGGAAAAagctgcagctctgcacacacggGCACCAGCTGCAGTCATGCCAGAGAGCAGCGAGACATCAGACAGTGACGAGGAGAAGACAATTCCTAAGACTGCCCCACTGCCAG CCACATTGAAACCTGACCTGGGCTTAGCAGAGAGCAGCGACGACTCATCCAGTTCTGATTCTGAAATGGATACAGTGGTACAG GCACCTAAGGCCAAGGGTGGGAAGTCTGAAGTTGCCAAGAGTTCCCCAGCAACACCAGCTTCTGGCAAGTTGGCTCAGGGCAAAGCAGCATCCAATGGAAAAGTTGCGACCCCAGCCAAAGCTactgtgaaaccagctgcaaacGAAAGCTCAAAGACCAGCGACTCGGCAGACATTGCGAAGACTGTCAAGCAG AAAGCCCCAGCGTCACAGGCCAAAGCAGCCGCAACTGCTACTAAGGTTACTACTGCACTAACTGCGTCACAGACCAAAGCGGCAAAGATTGCAGCCTCGGCTAAAGCTCGGGCTGTGACCGCAGCAGCACCCACATCACCCCAGATCGGCGTTACAAAGGGGGACGTCCCTGGAGCAGTATGTACAGCGACGGCCGAGAGCAGCGACACCTCCGGTAGTGAGGAGGATGACGACCAG GTCTACCTCTTTTGGTTGCAGATGTTGATACCGACTCCCAAACCTGCAGCACCATCGCCTGCCATAGCAAAGGTCAAAGTGCAGACCCCAGCTTCTATAGCAGCGGCGGGCAGCGGCTCAGAGAGCAGCGAGTCTGAGAGTGAAGAGGAGCCCGGAGGACAG CATAAGGCAGTGGCAGCGCTGGTCCATGCACCACCAGGAACGGCACTTAGTAAGTCAACATGGACTACTCCATTCAAGATGAAAACCGAGACGTTAGAGGCTAAAGTTTCTACTACAACAAACCCAGCAGAGGATGACGGCTCGGAGAGCAGCGACTCGTCAGACAGTGAGGAGGAGGTGCCAGTAGCCCAG GTCGCAACACCCAAGAAAGCTGCTACGGTTAAAGCACCAGCAGCAAAGGCTGTAGCTGGCCGGGCAGTGGTTCCAGCACCCGTTGTGAAGAAGCCAGAGGTGGCTGACGATACAGAGAGCAGCGCTTCATCTGATAGCGAAGAGGAACCCACAGGGCAG GTGAAGAACGCCAAGGTTGCTCCAGCGCAGCAGAGCAAAGTGTCTACACCTGCCTCAATCCCTAAGAATACAGCGACGCCAACCGCTTCCCAAGTTAAAGCTGCAAAAGGCCGGGTAACCACTCCAGCCAAGGCTGTGGTTATCAAAGCGCTACCAGGATCAGATAGCTCGGACACCATCGACTCTTCTGACTACGACAAATCACCCTACACGAAG AAATTAAGTGCATCCATGAAAGGCGCAACGAAGGCTCAAACAGCCGAAACTGCAGCGCAGCCGGTCAAGGCGGCCAAAGGGAAAACGAACAGTGCTGCCAACGCTGGTGTGAACATaaaggcggcagcagcagcagatgagaGCTCAGACAGCAGTGACTCATCCGACAGTGAGGAGGAAGAACCAGCAGCTCAG AAGGTGACGCCGGCTGCACAAGTTGCTGTGAAAGCGACACCAGGAAAAGTGTCTCCAAAGCCAGCGGTGACGCCCACAGCATCTAGTATCGGAGCAGCGAAGAGCAAGGCCACAGCCCCGGCAGTGGTGAAGCCAACTGCTGCTGACAGCTCCGACAGCAGCGACTCTTCAGACAGCGAGGAGGAGCCCGCAGCTAAG AAGGCGGCGCCGGCTGCACAAGTTGCTGTGAAAGCGACACCAGGAAAAGTGTCTCCAAAGCCAGCGGTGACGCCCACAGCATCTAGTATCGGAGCAGCGAAGAGCAAGGCCACAGCCCCGGCAGTGGTGAAGCCAACTGCTGCTGACAGCTCCGACAGCAGCGACTCTTCAGACAGCGAGGAGGAGCCCGCAGCTAAG AAGGCGGCGCCGGCTGCACAAGTTGCTGTGAAAGCGACACCAGGAAAAATGTCTCCCAAGCCAGCGGTGACGCCCACAGCATCTAGTATCGGAGCAGCGAAGAGCAAGGCCACAGCCCCGGCAGTGGTGAAGCCAACTGCTGCTGACAGCTCCGACAGCAGCGACTCTTCAGACAGCGAGGAGGAGCCCGCAGCTAAG ACAGGTCCTCCGGCACCGGTTCTCAACAAGACGCAGCCGGGGAAGTTAGTTGTACTAATTCCAAATGCCATTCTAGCAGCACCAAGCACAAAACCGCCGGCAAAAGCACCAAGGGGAAAGGTCGCGGCCTCCGCAGTGGTAAAGACGATAGCTGATGTTTCTGAGAGTAGCGATTCGTCAGACAGTGAGGAGGAAGCTGCAGCACAG TTGGCGACACCAACACCAGCTCCTATCAAGACAAAGCCAGGGAAAATGGCAACCAGGCCGGGGGCCACACCATCCAATGCTATAAAGGGGAAGGTGGCAGCTCCAGCCAAGGCCTCTATTCAG GATGTCAGCCCTGCTGCTGGGAAGCTCGCATCCAGTCAGACCCCTGTACGCAAAACTGGTGCTG GAGCAGCACAGAATAAACTAGCTGCCCTCTCCATAGTAGCCAATGCTGACAGCTCATCGGAGGACACAAGCGAGAGTGAGCTGGAGAATTCTCAG CTGCCCCTCAAGCAGCCAGTCGCCGCGCCCTCCCTGCCTTCAATGCCCTCCTCACGGAAACGCAAGAGAGACAAGAAGACTAAAGACGAACAGACTTCAGCACTGGGCAGCGCAGTGAgggcaaagaaaaagaaaagagactcCAGCACTAAAACGCAGCCTGTGACTGTGGCAG AGATTGACTCTGAAGAGGCGACAATGATGGCCCTTCTTGCAGGGTCCAGTCCAAAGACAAAAAAGCCCACAAAATCTGCATCGAAGAAGAAAAAAACGGTGAAATTATCCGTAGCGGCTGCCCCAATTCTCCCTGTGCAGAACAATAATATACCCCCAAAGAGTGGCCAATTAGCTCTGGAACTTTACTCTGTTTATGAGCCAGAGTGTCCAAACTCAGCAGATAAGAGCGACGACGATGATGATGTTACAACCATTAACAAGGTGAAGTCCCCAGCACCAACGACTGCTCCACTGCTTCTCCCACAGTCTGCTGTGAAGAGGAAGAAAAGTAGCAAGAAGAAGAACCTTTCCCAAGAGGACGCCATTGCCAGATTGAAGGCGAAACTTGCCAAGAATGCAAAGAAGGCAATTAAGAAAGAAAAGAAGCTGAAGTTGGCTGCCGGGGGGGTAGAAAATATGTCCCCAAAGACCAAATCCTCCAAGAAGGACAAAAAGAAGTCTGAGAAATCTGATAAGAAGACCAAAAAAA
- the TCOF1 gene encoding treacle protein isoform X1 — protein MENTELSLLSLIHQHLLHLGYYKAARELQLQSRKTFSSQSVSLQDIYTDWTQRQGSGKKRKASKANHDTAIKKPRVPDPVSSSETSEEEDKGKGGAAIAAKLIPAKGAPKLGSAENKKNAEKQAAKVKTASAAGKTMNSVTKAKNTPEMTSTPRQEKAAALHTRAPAAVMPESSETSDSDEEKTIPKTAPLPATLKPDLGLAESSDDSSSSDSEMDTVVQAPKAKGGKSEVAKSSPATPASGKLAQGKAASNGKVATPAKATVKPAANESSKTSDSADIAKTVKQKAPASQAKAAATATKVTTALTASQTKAAKIAASAKARAVTAAAPTSPQIGVTKGDVPGAVCTATAESSDTSGSEEDDDQVYLFWLQMLIPTPKPAAPSPAIAKVKVQTPASIAAAGSGSESSESESEEEPGGQHKAVAALVHAPPGTALSKSTWTTPFKMKTETLEAKVSTTTNPAEDDGSESSDSSDSEEEVPVAQVATPKKAATVKAPAAKAVAGRAVVPAPVVKKPEVADDTESSASSDSEEEPTGQVKNAKVAPAQQSKVSTPASIPKNTATPTASQVKAAKGRVTTPAKAVVIKALPGSDSSDTIDSSDYDKSPYTKKLSASMKGATKAQTAETAAQPVKAAKGKTNSAANAGVNIKAAAAADESSDSSDSSDSEEEEPAAQKAAPAAQVAVKATPRKVSPKPAVTPTASSIGAAKSKITGPAVVKPTAADSSDSSDSSDSEEEPAAKAAQVAVKATPGKVSPKPAVTPTASIIGAAKSKATAPAVVKPTAADSSDSSDSSDSEEEPAAKKVTPAAQVAVKATPGKVSPKPAVTPTASSIGAAKSKATAPAVVKPTAADSSDSSDSSDSEEEPAAKKAAPAAQVAVKATPGKVSPKPAVTPTASSIGAAKSKATAPAVVKPTAADSSDSSDSSDSEEEPAAKKAAPAAQVAVKATPGKMSPKPAVTPTASSIGAAKSKATAPAVVKPTAADSSDSSDSSDSEEEPAAKTGPPAPVLNKTQPGKLVVLIPNAILAAPSTKPPAKAPRGKVAASAVVKTIADVSESSDSSDSEEEAAAQLATPTPAPIKTKPGKMATRPGATPSNAIKGKVAAPAKASIQDVSPAAGKLASSQTPVRKTGAGAAQNKLAALSIVANADSSSEDTSESELENSQLPLKQPVAAPSLPSMPSSRKRKRDKKTKDEQTSALGSAVRAKKKKRDSSTKTQPVTVAEIDSEEATMMALLAGSSPKTKKPTKSASKKKKTVKLSVAAAPILPVQNNNIPPKSGQLALELYSVYEPECPNSADKSDDDDDVTTINKVKSPAPTTAPLLLPQSAVKRKKSSKKKNLSQEDAIARLKAKLAKNAKKAIKKEKKLKLAAGGVENMSPKTKSSKKDKKKSEKSDKKTKKKKKALKKDKKKEKRDKTAHPLSGGIEGQNDPAIGLSKPKKKKKIKAGSAD, from the exons ATGGAGAACACAGAGTTGTCTCTGCTGTCCCTCATTCACCAGCATCTCCTGCATCTTGGATATTACAAGGCAGCCAGAGAGCTGCAGCTGCAGAGTAGGAAG ACCTTTTCTTCACAAAGCGTTTCGCTGCAGGATATCTACACAGACTGGACTCA GCGCCAAGGAAGTGGCAAGAAAAGGAAAGCTAGCAAGGCAAATCATGACACGGCGATCAAGAAACCACGAGTGCCGGACCCGGTGAGCAGCTCGGAAACTtctgaggaagaagataaaggaAAGGGAGGAGCAGCGATAG CTGCCAAGTTAATTCCCGCAAAAGGAGCCCCGAAGTTAGGAAGCGCCGAGAACAAGAAGAATGCAGAGAAACAGGCGGCCAAG GTAAAAACAGCCAGCGCAGCTGGAAAAACCATGAATTCTGTGACTAAAGCAAAAAACACGCCAGAAATGACTTCCACGCCTAGACAGGAAAAagctgcagctctgcacacacggGCACCAGCTGCAGTCATGCCAGAGAGCAGCGAGACATCAGACAGTGACGAGGAGAAGACAATTCCTAAGACTGCCCCACTGCCAG CCACATTGAAACCTGACCTGGGCTTAGCAGAGAGCAGCGACGACTCATCCAGTTCTGATTCTGAAATGGATACAGTGGTACAG GCACCTAAGGCCAAGGGTGGGAAGTCTGAAGTTGCCAAGAGTTCCCCAGCAACACCAGCTTCTGGCAAGTTGGCTCAGGGCAAAGCAGCATCCAATGGAAAAGTTGCGACCCCAGCCAAAGCTactgtgaaaccagctgcaaacGAAAGCTCAAAGACCAGCGACTCGGCAGACATTGCGAAGACTGTCAAGCAG AAAGCCCCAGCGTCACAGGCCAAAGCAGCCGCAACTGCTACTAAGGTTACTACTGCACTAACTGCGTCACAGACCAAAGCGGCAAAGATTGCAGCCTCGGCTAAAGCTCGGGCTGTGACCGCAGCAGCACCCACATCACCCCAGATCGGCGTTACAAAGGGGGACGTCCCTGGAGCAGTATGTACAGCGACGGCCGAGAGCAGCGACACCTCCGGTAGTGAGGAGGATGACGACCAG GTCTACCTCTTTTGGTTGCAGATGTTGATACCGACTCCCAAACCTGCAGCACCATCGCCTGCCATAGCAAAGGTCAAAGTGCAGACCCCAGCTTCTATAGCAGCGGCGGGCAGCGGCTCAGAGAGCAGCGAGTCTGAGAGTGAAGAGGAGCCCGGAGGACAG CATAAGGCAGTGGCAGCGCTGGTCCATGCACCACCAGGAACGGCACTTAGTAAGTCAACATGGACTACTCCATTCAAGATGAAAACCGAGACGTTAGAGGCTAAAGTTTCTACTACAACAAACCCAGCAGAGGATGACGGCTCGGAGAGCAGCGACTCGTCAGACAGTGAGGAGGAGGTGCCAGTAGCCCAG GTCGCAACACCCAAGAAAGCTGCTACGGTTAAAGCACCAGCAGCAAAGGCTGTAGCTGGCCGGGCAGTGGTTCCAGCACCCGTTGTGAAGAAGCCAGAGGTGGCTGACGATACAGAGAGCAGCGCTTCATCTGATAGCGAAGAGGAACCCACAGGGCAG GTGAAGAACGCCAAGGTTGCTCCAGCGCAGCAGAGCAAAGTGTCTACACCTGCCTCAATCCCTAAGAATACAGCGACGCCAACCGCTTCCCAAGTTAAAGCTGCAAAAGGCCGGGTAACCACTCCAGCCAAGGCTGTGGTTATCAAAGCGCTACCAGGATCAGATAGCTCGGACACCATCGACTCTTCTGACTACGACAAATCACCCTACACGAAG AAATTAAGTGCATCCATGAAAGGCGCAACGAAGGCTCAAACAGCCGAAACTGCAGCGCAGCCGGTCAAGGCGGCCAAAGGGAAAACGAACAGTGCTGCCAACGCTGGTGTGAACATaaaggcggcagcagcagcagatgagaGCTCAGACAGCAGTGACTCATCCGACAGTGAGGAGGAAGAACCAGCAGCTCAG AAGGCGGCGCCGGCTGCACAAGTTGCTGTGAAAGCGACACCAAGAAAAGTGTCTCCAAAGCCAGCGGTGACGCCCACAGCATCTAGTATCGGAGCAGCGAAGAGCAAGATCACAGGCCCGGCAGTGGTGAAGCCAACTGCTGCTGACAGCTCCGACAGCAGCGACTCTTCAGACAGCGAGGAGGAGCCCGCAGCTAAG GCTGCACAAGTTGCTGTGAAAGCGACACCAGGAAAAGTGTCTCCAAAGCCAGCGGTGACGCCCACAGCATCTATTATCGGAGCAGCGAAGAGCAAGGCCACAGCCCCGGCAGTGGTGAAGCCAACTGCTGCTGACAGCTCCGACAGCAGCGACTCTTCAGACAGCGAGGAGGAGCCCGCAGCTAAG AAGGTGACGCCGGCTGCACAAGTTGCTGTGAAAGCGACACCAGGAAAAGTGTCTCCAAAGCCAGCGGTGACGCCCACAGCATCTAGTATCGGAGCAGCGAAGAGCAAGGCCACAGCCCCGGCAGTGGTGAAGCCAACTGCTGCTGACAGCTCCGACAGCAGCGACTCTTCAGACAGCGAGGAGGAGCCCGCAGCTAAG AAGGCGGCGCCGGCTGCACAAGTTGCTGTGAAAGCGACACCAGGAAAAGTGTCTCCAAAGCCAGCGGTGACGCCCACAGCATCTAGTATCGGAGCAGCGAAGAGCAAGGCCACAGCCCCGGCAGTGGTGAAGCCAACTGCTGCTGACAGCTCCGACAGCAGCGACTCTTCAGACAGCGAGGAGGAGCCCGCAGCTAAG AAGGCGGCGCCGGCTGCACAAGTTGCTGTGAAAGCGACACCAGGAAAAATGTCTCCCAAGCCAGCGGTGACGCCCACAGCATCTAGTATCGGAGCAGCGAAGAGCAAGGCCACAGCCCCGGCAGTGGTGAAGCCAACTGCTGCTGACAGCTCCGACAGCAGCGACTCTTCAGACAGCGAGGAGGAGCCCGCAGCTAAG ACAGGTCCTCCGGCACCGGTTCTCAACAAGACGCAGCCGGGGAAGTTAGTTGTACTAATTCCAAATGCCATTCTAGCAGCACCAAGCACAAAACCGCCGGCAAAAGCACCAAGGGGAAAGGTCGCGGCCTCCGCAGTGGTAAAGACGATAGCTGATGTTTCTGAGAGTAGCGATTCGTCAGACAGTGAGGAGGAAGCTGCAGCACAG TTGGCGACACCAACACCAGCTCCTATCAAGACAAAGCCAGGGAAAATGGCAACCAGGCCGGGGGCCACACCATCCAATGCTATAAAGGGGAAGGTGGCAGCTCCAGCCAAGGCCTCTATTCAG GATGTCAGCCCTGCTGCTGGGAAGCTCGCATCCAGTCAGACCCCTGTACGCAAAACTGGTGCTG GAGCAGCACAGAATAAACTAGCTGCCCTCTCCATAGTAGCCAATGCTGACAGCTCATCGGAGGACACAAGCGAGAGTGAGCTGGAGAATTCTCAG CTGCCCCTCAAGCAGCCAGTCGCCGCGCCCTCCCTGCCTTCAATGCCCTCCTCACGGAAACGCAAGAGAGACAAGAAGACTAAAGACGAACAGACTTCAGCACTGGGCAGCGCAGTGAgggcaaagaaaaagaaaagagactcCAGCACTAAAACGCAGCCTGTGACTGTGGCAG AGATTGACTCTGAAGAGGCGACAATGATGGCCCTTCTTGCAGGGTCCAGTCCAAAGACAAAAAAGCCCACAAAATCTGCATCGAAGAAGAAAAAAACGGTGAAATTATCCGTAGCGGCTGCCCCAATTCTCCCTGTGCAGAACAATAATATACCCCCAAAGAGTGGCCAATTAGCTCTGGAACTTTACTCTGTTTATGAGCCAGAGTGTCCAAACTCAGCAGATAAGAGCGACGACGATGATGATGTTACAACCATTAACAAGGTGAAGTCCCCAGCACCAACGACTGCTCCACTGCTTCTCCCACAGTCTGCTGTGAAGAGGAAGAAAAGTAGCAAGAAGAAGAACCTTTCCCAAGAGGACGCCATTGCCAGATTGAAGGCGAAACTTGCCAAGAATGCAAAGAAGGCAATTAAGAAAGAAAAGAAGCTGAAGTTGGCTGCCGGGGGGGTAGAAAATATGTCCCCAAAGACCAAATCCTCCAAGAAGGACAAAAAGAAGTCTGAGAAATCTGATAAGAAGACCAAAAAAA